The DNA region CATGCCAAAAATCAGATAGATCTTTTTTAACCCGCTCCCTTTAAATTTTTCAAGCATAGATATCCCGTAAAAAAGATGGCGCGCGTTAACCATTAAAGCGAGGAAAAAAGCGCCTAATGGGTTAAAAGCGCCCAGCAGCAGATGGACAGCGACAAATTCCATCGACCCGGCAAAAATAAGCAGGCTCATCAGGAAAGCATACCCTGCCCCAAATCCCGATATGTTCATAAAGATGCCGTAGGCAATCCCCAAGAATAAAAAGCCTGCCAAAATGGGGATCGTAGCAGGAAAGGCGGCACGAAACGCCAATTGAAGTTCGCTTCTGTTAGTCATGATTTACTTGCATCTCCTCGTACGATTACTTATCCATGCCATTTTAGCAGTGCAAATCCATACAATCAACGATATAATTGTATGGATTACAATTTTGTGAGGTGTGCAAATATGCCGATCAATTCCTTCACCGATTACCCCATGTCATGGAAACCCGATAGAGACGCTTTGAAACGTCCACTCTATCGTTCGCTCGCCCTACTGCTGGAACATGACATCACAAACGGATTTTTAGCCCCGGGTACAAAACTGCCACCGCAAAGGGAGTTGGCCGATTTTTTGGACATAAATTTTACGACCATAACACGTGCCTACAAACTATGCGAACTCAAAGGCCTAATATATGCGGTAACAGGCAGCGGCACATTCGTTTCAGCCAACGCGGCACGCTCCATTACTATTTCGAAAGACAAAATTTCAAATGAAATCATCGATCTTGGTTTTGTCGCCTCATTTGAGCAAAGCAACAATATTGTCGCTGAAGCAGCTAAGAAGGTGACGGAGAAAGGTTATTTGGAACAGCTCTTGAATTACAATGACCCTACAGGCATCCCCCATCAAAAAGCAGCGGCGCTAAACTGGATGGCGGATTTTGGGATCCATGCGGACAAAGACAATATGGCGATCGCTTCCGGGGCGCTAAATGCATTGGCGATCACGTTATTAGCTCTGTTCGAACCAGGCAACCGGATCGCGGTCGATATGTATACATTCTCTAATTTTATCGAGATTTCGAAATTGTACCGTATTAAATTGGTCCCGATTCCCGGTGACGAACATGGCATGCTGCCGGGCGAGCTTGACAATCAGTGCCTTCAAATGGATGTGCACGGCGTTT from Paenibacillus macerans includes:
- a CDS encoding PLP-dependent aminotransferase family protein, which encodes MPINSFTDYPMSWKPDRDALKRPLYRSLALLLEHDITNGFLAPGTKLPPQRELADFLDINFTTITRAYKLCELKGLIYAVTGSGTFVSANAARSITISKDKISNEIIDLGFVASFEQSNNIVAEAAKKVTEKGYLEQLLNYNDPTGIPHQKAAALNWMADFGIHADKDNMAIASGALNALAITLLALFEPGNRIAVDMYTFSNFIEISKLYRIKLVPIPGDEHGMLPGELDNQCLQMDVHGVFLMPSCSNPTTVMIPDYRKRELAAVIRKHRLILIEDDIHAFLSAGIMADYGQPMFQLLPEQTVYICSTSKSICSGLRVAYIVFSEAFKEKIVKAIFNINVKTSSLDAEIISELILSGKASAIAAKKKQLAESANRLFTEFFPQLPRTGHPLSFYRWLPISDDADGTHMENYFLNKGIRVYHSDRFLSGASTRDKYLRIALSSTNSLEELQRGLAILSSHFPKLIGSRKNPAPL